The Mycoplasma nasistruthionis genome contains a region encoding:
- a CDS encoding ABC transporter ATP-binding protein, whose amino-acid sequence MKQPKYTFFAATKNARLLAFLSIIIIIAEVVIQVFMPNRVGLIINEVTNKGDVNVIWYNGFILIGLALGALCTGLIASFCSSKATSIFAKNIRNSLYSKIQSYSFNDIDKFSTGAILNRLNNDVNNVQLAFMMMIRTFVRLPILFITALIFSLNQSLILSSIFLVSIPLVVISFAIVSYKSYPNFKKLYKQYDSFNSKIQENLSAIRTIKSYVNEENEFAKIKHLSETLRNMSIRADKIVAWNSPVITSTIFMSMVALGTIGTYAFLGKKMEIGTIVAFASYIWMVSGSLMGMMNVSSLVLMSIPSVKRIKEILNHKVNIQNDPDAFKVQLDGSIKFENVNFKYVNSNLNALSDFNLDIKPNETIGIIGPTGSGKSTLINLIVRFYDASSGQILLNGVDIKKQELNNLREQIAFVTQESTLFSGTIRQNLLWANPNASDDELNLALKQANIYDFVNALPEKSDSRVEQKGQNFSGGQKQRLSIARSLLKKPRILILDDATSAVDSKTERQIQQALSSLTDCTKIIIAQKISSLKNCDRIIVLDDGKIQNIGTHQQLLNSNQFYQELYQQQQDLGGLSETSN is encoded by the coding sequence ATGAAACAACCAAAATACACATTCTTCGCTGCTACAAAAAATGCTAGATTACTAGCATTTTTATCAATTATTATCATCATTGCAGAAGTTGTAATTCAAGTTTTTATGCCTAACAGAGTAGGTTTAATTATTAATGAAGTTACAAACAAAGGTGATGTCAATGTAATTTGATACAATGGTTTTATATTAATTGGTCTAGCTCTAGGAGCACTTTGTACTGGTTTAATAGCATCATTTTGTTCATCTAAAGCTACTTCGATTTTTGCTAAAAATATTCGAAATTCGCTTTATAGCAAAATTCAAAGTTATTCATTTAATGATATTGATAAATTTTCAACTGGGGCAATTTTAAACAGGCTAAATAATGACGTAAACAATGTTCAATTAGCATTTATGATGATGATTAGAACTTTTGTTCGTTTACCAATTTTATTCATTACTGCTTTGATTTTTTCATTAAATCAAAGCTTAATCTTGTCAAGTATTTTCTTAGTTTCAATACCACTAGTAGTAATTTCATTTGCTATAGTGTCTTATAAGTCTTATCCAAACTTTAAAAAACTTTATAAACAATATGATTCATTTAATAGCAAAATACAAGAAAATCTATCAGCCATTAGAACAATTAAGTCATATGTTAATGAAGAAAATGAGTTTGCTAAAATCAAACATTTAAGTGAAACCTTAAGAAACATGAGCATAAGAGCAGACAAAATAGTTGCTTGAAATTCACCAGTGATTACATCAACTATTTTTATGAGCATGGTAGCGCTCGGAACTATTGGAACTTATGCTTTTTTAGGTAAAAAAATGGAAATTGGAACAATTGTTGCATTTGCTTCATATATTTGAATGGTTTCAGGTTCTTTAATGGGTATGATGAATGTTTCAAGTCTAGTTTTAATGTCTATACCGAGTGTTAAACGGATTAAAGAAATATTAAATCATAAGGTAAATATTCAAAATGATCCAGATGCATTTAAAGTTCAATTAGATGGCTCAATTAAGTTTGAAAATGTTAACTTTAAATATGTCAATTCAAATTTAAATGCTTTATCTGATTTTAATTTAGATATCAAGCCAAATGAAACGATTGGAATCATAGGACCAACTGGCTCAGGTAAATCTACTTTGATTAATTTAATAGTCAGATTTTATGATGCATCAAGCGGTCAAATATTGCTAAACGGAGTTGATATTAAAAAACAAGAACTTAATAACTTAAGAGAACAAATTGCTTTCGTTACCCAAGAATCAACCTTGTTTTCAGGAACAATTAGACAAAATCTTTTATGAGCCAACCCAAACGCCAGTGATGATGAATTAAACTTAGCTTTAAAACAAGCTAATATTTATGATTTTGTTAATGCTCTACCTGAAAAATCAGACTCAAGAGTCGAGCAAAAAGGACAAAACTTTTCAGGTGGACAAAAACAACGTTTAAGCATTGCTAGATCATTACTTAAAAAACCAAGAATTTTAATTTTAGATGATGCTACTTCAGCAGTAGACTCTAAAACAGAAAGGCAAATTCAACAAGCTCTTTCATCGCTGACAGACTGCACCAAAATTATTATTGCTCAAAAAATATCATCATTGAAAAATTGTGATCGCATCATTGTTTTAGACGATGGTAAAATTCAAAACATTGGAACACATCAACAACTATTAAATTCAAATCAGTTTTATCAAGAGCTTTATCAACAACAACAAGATTTAGGAGGTTTAAGTGAAACTTCAAACTAA
- a CDS encoding ArsR/SmtB family transcription factor, which translates to MEITELLSVLSKDVKLKLIVHLYTCHEKECDVQLLAEIMQEKQANVSKHLSNLRQAHIVDVKKTKTHAFYFINKDFAKKYGNLLEEIIELGDFKQISCKCQDDGHINVHYHSHQHECIFNK; encoded by the coding sequence ATGGAAATAACGGAACTTTTATCTGTTTTATCTAAAGACGTAAAATTAAAACTGATTGTTCATCTATACACTTGTCATGAAAAAGAATGTGACGTTCAACTTTTAGCTGAAATAATGCAAGAAAAGCAAGCTAATGTCTCAAAACACTTAAGCAACTTGCGTCAAGCTCATATTGTTGATGTTAAAAAAACAAAAACACATGCCTTTTATTTCATCAATAAGGATTTTGCTAAAAAATACGGTAATTTACTGGAAGAAATTATTGAATTAGGTGATTTTAAACAAATCAGTTGCAAATGCCAAGATGATGGACATATTAATGTTCATTACCATTCACATCAACACGAATGTATTTTTAACAAATAA